The Comamonas sp. GB3 AK4-5 genome includes a region encoding these proteins:
- a CDS encoding SPOR domain-containing protein, whose product MSAPTPLSADNPLMPRLYQAAIGPLQTSYYQQQFERFDVLGRPLPSWNWAAGCCTLGWMGLRGLWKPAAGYAAVLALLIALWWALDLHHLLPAPAAWALALLLLLLCVVVPGLWGNALYHHHVRQRTMQALTQSRTLGEAMTLLQAQAPTPARLQWATTGHALAALLTAGLAWAASTSLTTSPTHSPALAQAPADPGGTHTQQDMARALAALQPAAPADADGTPAEPPATAPEPVASAPAAVETPAATAADTSAATTASTTAPALATATTAAAAALSAAPAASGDAPKEAATPPVPQAAVASSKATDKTASADKPAKAEKPGKSAPAAKVEKTEKATKTSKAGKTEAKADVAQKTALQPGKYYLNSGLYAQPENARRVARQLREAGQPVFTQAIASRKGEATRVRVGPFEQRAQAEAAARKIQELQLEAQLFRHASD is encoded by the coding sequence ATGTCCGCCCCCACCCCGCTTTCTGCCGACAACCCTTTGATGCCCCGCCTCTACCAGGCGGCTATTGGCCCGTTGCAGACCTCTTACTACCAGCAGCAGTTCGAGCGCTTTGACGTACTGGGCCGCCCGCTTCCCAGTTGGAACTGGGCAGCCGGCTGCTGCACCCTGGGCTGGATGGGCCTGCGCGGGCTGTGGAAGCCTGCCGCCGGCTATGCCGCCGTGCTGGCCTTGCTGATTGCCCTGTGGTGGGCGCTGGACTTGCACCATCTGCTGCCGGCCCCGGCCGCCTGGGCCCTGGCCCTGCTGCTGTTGCTGCTGTGCGTGGTTGTGCCCGGGCTGTGGGGCAATGCCCTCTACCACCACCATGTGCGCCAGCGCACCATGCAGGCGCTGACGCAGTCGCGCACGCTGGGCGAAGCCATGACCCTGCTGCAAGCCCAGGCCCCGACCCCGGCCCGCCTGCAGTGGGCCACCACCGGCCATGCCTTGGCCGCACTGCTGACCGCCGGCCTGGCATGGGCTGCCAGCACCAGCCTGACAACCTCGCCCACCCATTCGCCCGCACTCGCCCAGGCCCCTGCGGACCCTGGCGGCACCCACACCCAGCAGGACATGGCCCGCGCCCTGGCAGCGCTGCAGCCTGCTGCGCCTGCCGATGCAGACGGCACCCCGGCAGAGCCACCCGCCACAGCGCCCGAGCCTGTCGCATCTGCACCCGCCGCCGTAGAAACCCCGGCCGCCACGGCAGCAGACACCAGCGCCGCGACCACCGCAAGCACCACAGCCCCCGCGCTGGCAACCGCCACGACTGCAGCCGCTGCCGCCTTGAGCGCAGCGCCCGCAGCGTCCGGCGACGCCCCCAAGGAGGCGGCAACTCCTCCAGTTCCCCAGGCCGCGGTGGCGAGCAGCAAGGCCACGGACAAGACAGCCTCTGCGGACAAACCTGCCAAGGCCGAGAAGCCCGGCAAGAGTGCCCCTGCGGCCAAGGTCGAAAAAACCGAGAAAGCGACCAAGACCTCCAAGGCGGGCAAGACCGAAGCCAAGGCCGATGTTGCACAGAAAACGGCACTGCAACCGGGCAAGTACTATCTGAACAGCGGCCTCTATGCCCAGCCCGAGAACGCCCGCCGCGTGGCCCGCCAGCTGCGCGAGGCCGGCCAACCGGTGTTCACACAAGCAATCGCATCGCGCAAGGGCGAGGCCACCCGCGTGCGTGTGGGCCCGTTTGAGCAACGCGCCCAGGCCGAAGCGGCGGCCCGCAAGATTCAGGAACTGCAACTGGAAGCACAGCTGTTCCGCCACGCATCGGACTGA
- a CDS encoding I78 family peptidase inhibitor, protein MRTALWTWMAITTVLAGCASGPRPKPAAPAPLQRCNAAAAQWAVGKTNTSQHVDEARRRSGALMARVLRADQPGNPAVPQVVDVERLNLQVDATGRIIAATCG, encoded by the coding sequence ATGCGTACTGCGCTCTGGACCTGGATGGCCATCACGACCGTACTGGCCGGCTGCGCCAGCGGACCGCGCCCCAAACCCGCTGCCCCGGCCCCGCTGCAGCGCTGCAACGCCGCTGCCGCGCAATGGGCGGTAGGCAAGACCAATACCAGCCAGCATGTGGATGAAGCCCGTCGCCGCTCGGGCGCACTGATGGCCCGTGTGCTGCGCGCCGACCAGCCCGGCAACCCGGCGGTCCCTCAGGTCGTCGATGTCGAGCGACTGAACCTGCAAGTCGATGCCACCGGCCGCATCATTGCGGCCACCTGCGGCTAA